In one Grus americana isolate bGruAme1 chromosome 1, bGruAme1.mat, whole genome shotgun sequence genomic region, the following are encoded:
- the C1H3orf38 gene encoding uncharacterized protein C3orf38 homolog produces MASLGLSAREQAGCRQLLEFLETEELLALTDTVTNRLVHPESRQEAIHAILVYSRSVEELLKRRKVYREIIFKYLATQGIPVPPSSEKHLLIDRVKQYWSGQLTPPALESGNRKPHAESHGERQKSPQDDIHDLGEEFCQWFFELLNSQHPLGVKSEERWGPQHFWGDAKMKFSYNTLEKNTEEYVGAEMVSLRLLSLVKEEYLVFNPNLHKNGLKCAMSQHGLVLIAVAGTVHRDDTCLGIFEQIFGLISCPVRETTWKIKVVNLKIVGQNALEPGMQIEKPSTKYESKQLQELYDGKELTIFEPQEF; encoded by the exons ATGGCGTCGTTGGGCCTGAGCGCGCGGGAGCAAGCCGGGTGCCGCCAGCTCCTGGAGTTCCTGGAGACGGAAGAGCTGCTGGCGCTGACGGACACCGTCACCAACCGCCTGGTGCACCCGGAGAGCCGCCAAG aaGCTATTCATGCCATTTTGGTTTACAGCCGAAGTGTAGAAGAACTTTTGAAGCGCAGAAAAGTCTATcgagaaataattttcaagtatttGGCAACACAAGGAATTCCAGTGCCTCCTTCCTCTGAGAAACATCTACTCATTGATCGTGTAAAGCAGTACTGGAGTGGGCAGCTCACACCACCTGCCTTAGAGTCAGGGAACAGAAAACCACATGCTGAG AGTCATGGAGAGAGACAAAAGTCACCGCAAGATGACATTCATGATCTAGGAGAAGAATTCTGTCAATGGTTCTTTGAACTCCTAAATTCTCAACATCCCTTGGGAGTAAAATCTGAAGAAAGATGGGGACCACAGCATTTTTGGGGGGATGCTAAAATGAAGTTCTCTTACAacacattagaaaaaaacacGGAAGAATATGTTGGCGCAGAAATGGTGAGCCTTCGCCTGCTCTCCTTGGTTAAAGAAGAGTATCTTGTCTTCAACCCTAATTTGCATAAGAATGGACTGAAATGTGCCATGTCTCAACATGGGTTAGTACTGATAGCAGTGGCTGGCACTGTACACAGAGACGACACTTGTTTGGGCATCTTTGAACAAATTTTTGGACTCATTAGCTGTCCTGTTAGAGAGACtacctggaaaataaaagttgtgAATCTTAAAATAGTTGGACAGAATGCTCTGGAACCTGGGATGCAAATTGAAAAACCTTCCACAAAATATGAGTCAAAGCAACTGCAAGAGTTGTATGATGGAAAAGAACTGACCATCTTTGAACCTCAGGAATTCTGA